Proteins encoded together in one Lysinibacillus sp. FSL K6-0232 window:
- the metK gene encoding methionine adenosyltransferase, which translates to MNTALEARNGINEQYGSIGAGDQGTMYGYATKETREMLPLPLVLSHRIVKRLDDCRKGKLIKGILPDGKAQVTVEYEDDTPVRIKTIVISVQHDKNKTQEELKTDILNNVLWQCFEDFPFDDETELLVNPSGQFVLGGPAADTGLTGRKIMVDTYGGLTSHGGGALCGKDPTKVDRSGAYMARYIAKHIVWCGYAKKCEVSISYAIGKANPVAFTVNTLGTGTVSDEILTLAAQETFNLRPAAIIEKLRLRNVIYSDTAAYGHFNSCLFPWEDVNKYSEFRKAVEKYVDRED; encoded by the coding sequence GTGAATACCGCACTAGAAGCACGAAATGGAATAAATGAACAGTACGGTTCAATAGGTGCCGGAGACCAGGGAACTATGTATGGTTATGCTACAAAGGAAACAAGAGAAATGCTTCCTCTCCCTCTTGTACTGTCTCACAGAATAGTAAAGAGACTGGATGATTGTCGCAAAGGAAAGCTGATCAAAGGGATTCTTCCCGATGGTAAAGCACAGGTAACAGTAGAATATGAGGATGACACTCCAGTGAGAATAAAGACGATTGTGATTTCTGTGCAGCATGATAAGAATAAAACGCAGGAAGAACTTAAGACAGATATTCTTAACAATGTCTTATGGCAATGCTTTGAGGATTTCCCTTTTGATGATGAAACAGAACTTCTCGTCAATCCATCTGGTCAGTTTGTTCTTGGTGGTCCCGCTGCTGATACGGGTTTGACCGGTAGAAAAATCATGGTCGATACCTACGGAGGGCTTACATCTCATGGAGGTGGTGCTCTTTGTGGTAAAGACCCAACCAAAGTTGACCGAAGCGGTGCTTACATGGCTCGCTATATTGCCAAGCATATCGTTTGGTGTGGTTATGCAAAGAAATGTGAAGTGAGTATTTCCTATGCCATTGGTAAGGCAAATCCAGTAGCTTTTACTGTAAATACCCTTGGTACTGGCACTGTTTCTGATGAAATATTAACTCTTGCTGCCCAGGAGACTTTCAACTTAAGACCCGCGGCCATCATTGAAAAGCTACGTCTTAGAAATGTCATTTACTCTGACACCGCGGCTTATGGTCACTTTAACAGTTGTCTGTTCCCGTGGGAGGATGTAAATAAATACAGTGAATTTAGAAAGGCGGTGGAAAAGTATGTTGATAGAGAAGATTAA
- a CDS encoding virulence protein, with protein MQINYNVTGAKRKELVNAISQKLNAPARYLGAPTFAYEVADYNIDKNGVVRGPDNSELVNDLLGLHDFKAVTVEFDTPLPAAEPVLENIQVPNEAALGGRVSPNSDCEEPPVYSESNETEEAISLIIQMPREGFSETALGNLKGLVESKETLIKKALDTDSIPIIVNEEFITFPWFQSECSAEEVKAYTHFVTALCEMAKKQTRVNSTEKSVENEKYAFRCFLLRLGFIGPEYKTERKILLSKLSGSSAFKSGSAKHEEVSE; from the coding sequence ATGCAGATAAACTATAATGTCACAGGAGCAAAAAGAAAAGAGCTAGTCAACGCAATCAGCCAAAAACTGAATGCTCCTGCAAGATATCTTGGAGCACCTACATTTGCATATGAAGTGGCAGACTACAACATTGACAAAAACGGGGTAGTCAGAGGACCAGATAATTCTGAACTGGTTAATGATCTATTAGGCCTTCATGACTTTAAGGCGGTTACAGTAGAATTTGACACACCACTTCCAGCAGCAGAGCCTGTTCTTGAAAATATTCAAGTTCCCAATGAAGCGGCTCTTGGGGGTAGGGTAAGTCCAAATAGTGATTGCGAAGAACCTCCCGTATACAGCGAATCAAATGAAACCGAAGAAGCTATTAGTTTGATTATTCAAATGCCGAGGGAGGGTTTTAGCGAAACTGCACTTGGTAACCTAAAAGGATTGGTAGAAAGCAAAGAAACCCTTATAAAGAAAGCACTTGATACTGACTCTATTCCCATTATCGTAAATGAGGAATTTATAACCTTCCCTTGGTTCCAAAGTGAGTGCTCAGCAGAGGAGGTTAAGGCTTATACCCACTTTGTAACAGCACTTTGTGAAATGGCAAAGAAACAGACCCGCGTCAACTCGACCGAGAAATCAGTGGAGAATGAAAAGTACGCTTTCCGTTGTTTCCTTCTAAGACTTGGCTTTATCGGTCCAGAATACAAAACAGAACGAAAAATTCTCCTCTCCAAACTGTCGGGTAGCTCTGCCTTCAAAAGCGGAAGTGCCAAGCATGAGGAGGTGAGTGAATAA
- a CDS encoding IS630 family transposase (programmed frameshift), with product MRKIVLIPEEQIPAALEELKLVMKEENNHKMFVRYQVIYMLLSGESYEKIVDYTGLSLATLFNYRKAYCEKGIAGLGRKKQPGRKRHLTAEQEARVVATIVNQTPKDAGFPVEMNWTAPLLRDWIERTFGVSFSVRGTRDLLYRLGLSYTKPTYTLEKADPLKQAVFLEKFEQAKKLIHGQIDRILFEDESMIRDYQAISNTWFLKGQQKIIPTYGRHQGVKLIGTLDYETGDVFCVQEEQYTAVEFLSFLEKVIARYPNERIVMVLDNARIHHAKLIQPFLEKYQDFFEFLFLPPYSPNLNLIEGLWKWMKTTVIHNVFYSNVGKIQRAVQGFIQMINQTPENTVNRLCLKL from the exons ATGCGTAAAATTGTCCTAATTCCTGAAGAACAAATTCCTGCTGCTTTAGAAGAATTAAAGCTTGTCATGAAAGAAGAAAACAATCATAAAATGTTCGTTCGCTACCAAGTGATTTATATGTTACTTTCCGGCGAATCGTATGAAAAAATTGTCGACTATACAGGTCTTTCTTTAGCGACGCTGTTCAATTATCGCAAAGCTTATTGTGAAAAAGGGATCGCTGGACTTGGACGTAAAAAACAACCTGGTCGAAAGCGTCATTTAACGGCTGAACAAGAAGCACGAGTCGTCGCGACAATTGTCAACCAAACGCCTAAAGATGCTGGTTTTCCCGTTGAAATGAACTGGACAGCGCCTCTTCTTCGCGATTGGATTGAGCGAACATTTGGTGTGTCTTTTTCTGTACGTGGGACACGTGATTTATTGTACCGTCTTGGTTTAAGTTATACGAAACCAACGTATACATTGGAAAAAGCAGACCCCCTCAAACAAGCAGTTTTCCTTGAAAAATTTGAACAGGCG AAAAAACTAATTCATGGTCAAATTGATCGTATTTTATTTGAAGACGAGTCAATGATCCGTGATTACCAAGCGATTTCCAACACGTGGTTTCTTAAAGGTCAACAAAAAATCATTCCAACATATGGCCGACATCAAGGGGTTAAGCTAATTGGTACATTGGATTACGAAACGGGCGATGTATTTTGCGTGCAAGAAGAACAATATACCGCTGTTGAATTCCTAAGTTTTTTAGAAAAAGTCATCGCTCGTTATCCGAATGAACGCATCGTGATGGTATTAGACAATGCGCGCATACACCATGCGAAATTGATTCAACCATTTTTAGAAAAGTATCAAGATTTCTTTGAATTTCTGTTCCTTCCGCCGTACAGTCCCAATTTAAATTTAATCGAAGGACTGTGGAAATGGATGAAGACAACGGTGATCCACAATGTCTTTTACTCAAATGTCGGAAAGATTCAACGTGCTGTCCAAGGCTTTATCCAAATGATTAATCAAACACCTGAAAATACGGTGAATAGGCTGTGCTTGAAACTCTAA
- a CDS encoding DUF4314 domain-containing protein yields MNIIHPEMLKQLRSYYTPGTRVMLLKMNDPYTKLQPGDKGTVTSVDDMGTIHVSWDSGSSLGVVFGEDLCKKIEE; encoded by the coding sequence ATGAATATCATTCACCCAGAAATGCTAAAGCAACTAAGAAGTTATTACACTCCAGGAACTCGTGTCATGCTACTTAAGATGAATGACCCTTATACCAAGCTTCAGCCAGGAGATAAAGGTACGGTTACTAGTGTTGATGATATGGGAACTATCCACGTCAGTTGGGATTCAGGCAGTTCCCTTGGAGTGGTTTTTGGAGAGGATTTATGCAAGAAAATCGAAGAATAA
- a CDS encoding amidoligase family protein, with product MLSAKFGIEIEFTGITRERAARVAAEFLQGIYSEGGTYYDTKKVKTSDGRVWKFMYDGSINCQRKEGRRKVAAGRDYSVELVSPILTYRKDIETLQELVRKLRKAGAFTNTSCGIHIHLDGAEHTPRSIRNFVNIIASKNDLFYKALQIAPQRMNYCKKMDSILVEKMNRKKPKTMRQIEDIWYEGYSESRSTHYHNSRYHFLNLHSFFNGNGTIELRGFNSELHAGKIRSYIVLALALNHQALTQKCASSKKLQVENEKFAMRTSLNRIGFIGDEFANCREHLTAALSGSAAWRFRAA from the coding sequence ATGTTAAGTGCAAAATTCGGGATTGAGATTGAATTTACAGGGATTACAAGGGAAAGGGCGGCTAGAGTCGCTGCAGAGTTTTTGCAAGGCATTTACAGTGAAGGCGGGACTTACTACGACACCAAGAAGGTAAAAACTTCAGATGGTCGAGTGTGGAAGTTTATGTACGATGGGAGCATCAACTGCCAAAGAAAAGAAGGTAGAAGAAAAGTAGCTGCAGGTAGAGATTATAGTGTTGAGCTGGTTAGCCCAATCCTAACCTACCGGAAGGACATTGAAACTTTGCAAGAGCTAGTAAGAAAGCTTCGCAAAGCTGGAGCCTTTACAAATACATCTTGCGGAATTCACATTCATCTAGACGGTGCTGAACATACCCCACGAAGCATTCGAAACTTTGTAAATATCATTGCAAGCAAAAATGACTTATTTTATAAAGCACTTCAGATTGCACCGCAGAGAATGAATTACTGCAAAAAGATGGACAGCATTTTGGTTGAGAAGATGAACCGTAAAAAGCCTAAAACCATGAGACAAATTGAGGACATTTGGTACGAAGGTTACAGCGAGAGTAGAAGCACTCATTATCACAACAGCCGCTACCATTTCCTCAACCTGCACAGCTTTTTTAACGGCAATGGGACAATTGAGCTTCGAGGCTTTAACAGCGAACTTCATGCGGGAAAAATTAGAAGCTACATAGTGCTTGCCCTTGCGTTAAACCATCAGGCTTTAACCCAAAAATGTGCTTCCAGCAAGAAACTACAGGTTGAAAATGAGAAGTTTGCTATGAGGACCTCCCTAAACCGGATTGGTTTCATTGGAGATGAATTTGCAAACTGCAGAGAGCATTTGACTGCAGCACTTTCGGGTTCAGCTGCATGGCGGTTTCGGGCGGCCTGA
- a CDS encoding Ger(x)C family spore germination protein produces the protein MTNRYATGLFTLMMFTALLTACWDKSEMNELALVSMVGVDSDPESDKITVYYQIINPLSGTSAKGTPGGEQAPVYTYEISGSSFGEIKSTIYKMLPRKLFMAHCKVLLVSQRAAKQDILDIVNFIEMQLNGRSSVPMLIVDGPLSQVMRTLTPLERVPSDTIDSRIDLLIRNSLLVGKQIKVSDVIERMEKSDTIVLPLITGMAEAPSTNSGETSADIDANQNNFIIGSGAVFHDYRMAGKLNDTQLVWYHLLNGDRGRHVRQFQMEGKQVSVELRLVRIKREVFWKSDQPVVRIHLDLELSTAYTIEFVPKSRNEVKRLENRLNQIIADESLAFYQMIRERGWDLLSIKDLLRKQTPNHPDIDQAAKNAQIEIRANTRLLRTGSMSQPYGGTR, from the coding sequence ATGACCAACCGGTATGCAACGGGTCTGTTCACTCTGATGATGTTTACCGCCCTGCTTACGGCTTGCTGGGACAAATCGGAGATGAACGAACTGGCCCTGGTCAGTATGGTGGGGGTGGACAGCGACCCGGAGAGCGACAAAATAACCGTGTATTACCAGATCATCAACCCGCTCAGCGGCACTTCCGCCAAAGGTACGCCGGGAGGCGAACAAGCCCCTGTGTACACTTACGAAATCAGTGGATCGTCTTTTGGAGAAATCAAATCTACGATTTACAAAATGTTGCCGCGCAAGTTATTTATGGCCCACTGCAAGGTGCTGCTCGTTTCCCAGCGGGCCGCCAAACAAGACATACTCGATATTGTCAACTTTATCGAAATGCAACTCAACGGCCGCTCGTCGGTCCCGATGCTGATCGTCGACGGACCGTTATCTCAGGTCATGAGAACATTAACTCCCCTGGAGCGGGTGCCGTCTGACACGATCGATTCCAGGATCGACCTGCTGATCCGGAATTCGCTCCTGGTGGGAAAACAGATCAAGGTCAGTGATGTGATTGAACGAATGGAAAAGTCGGATACGATCGTATTACCGTTGATCACCGGAATGGCAGAGGCACCTTCTACCAACAGCGGGGAAACATCGGCGGATATCGACGCCAATCAAAATAACTTTATCATTGGAAGTGGAGCGGTTTTCCATGATTATCGCATGGCGGGCAAACTGAATGATACGCAGCTGGTCTGGTACCATTTGCTAAATGGCGATCGAGGTCGCCACGTGCGACAGTTTCAGATGGAAGGAAAACAGGTATCCGTGGAATTGAGACTGGTTCGCATAAAACGTGAGGTCTTCTGGAAATCCGACCAACCTGTCGTTCGGATCCACTTGGATCTCGAACTATCCACTGCCTATACAATCGAGTTCGTCCCGAAGTCTCGGAACGAAGTGAAGAGACTTGAGAACAGACTGAATCAGATCATAGCAGACGAGTCGCTTGCTTTCTATCAAATGATAAGGGAGCGTGGCTGGGATCTGCTAAGCATCAAGGACTTGTTGCGCAAACAAACGCCAAATCATCCGGATATCGACCAAGCGGCGAAAAATGCACAAATTGAGATTCGTGCAAATACCCGGCTGCTCCGAACGGGAAGCATGAGTCAACCTTATGGAGGGACAAGATGA
- a CDS encoding S-adenosylmethionine synthetase N-terminal domain-containing protein, whose translation MDGDISNRSRELCYRVFRFKSTGRRDGATAICPQRKIKMRRYDVMSKRYLTAESVCAGHPDKLCDIIADSILEACLRKDRASRVACEVMATKGKIIVAGEISCSEKVNIRDIVKTVLKDVGYNPLKFLIYVYIYGERKLEFQAQPIHRIFRCLINHLDKALDSTLNLSDI comes from the coding sequence ATGGATGGAGATATATCAAATCGTTCGAGAGAATTGTGCTACAGAGTATTCAGGTTTAAATCCACAGGACGACGTGATGGAGCGACTGCTATCTGCCCGCAGAGGAAAATAAAGATGAGGAGATATGATGTAATGAGTAAAAGATATTTAACAGCCGAAAGTGTATGTGCTGGACATCCTGACAAACTATGCGACATCATAGCAGATAGCATTTTGGAAGCTTGCCTACGTAAAGATAGGGCATCACGTGTCGCTTGTGAGGTAATGGCAACCAAGGGGAAAATTATCGTGGCGGGCGAGATCTCCTGCAGCGAGAAAGTGAACATTAGAGACATTGTAAAAACTGTACTGAAAGATGTGGGATACAATCCTCTAAAATTTTTGATTTATGTATATATATACGGTGAAAGAAAATTAGAGTTTCAAGCACAGCCTATTCACCGTATTTTCAGGTGTTTGATTAATCATTTGGATAAAGCCTTGGACAGCACGTTGAATCTTTCCGACATTTGA
- a CDS encoding P27 family phage terminase small subunit — MAKDGTNRGGARIGSGQKKKPLADKIAEGNPGKRKIEVVEFQNTADLKGQEMPKPMAMLSAVQKDGKTLVASEIYEITWKWLEERGCAHLVLPQLLERYAMSAARWIQCEEAVTEFGFLAKHPTTGNAIQSPYVAMSQNFMSQTNRLWMEIYQIVRENCATEYSGLNPQDDVMERLLSARRGK, encoded by the coding sequence ATGGCCAAAGACGGAACAAATCGTGGAGGTGCCCGTATAGGCTCCGGTCAAAAGAAGAAACCGCTTGCTGACAAAATTGCAGAGGGAAATCCCGGTAAGAGAAAAATTGAAGTCGTTGAGTTCCAAAATACCGCTGACCTGAAGGGGCAAGAAATGCCAAAGCCAATGGCCATGCTCTCCGCAGTGCAAAAGGATGGGAAAACCCTAGTAGCAAGTGAAATCTATGAAATTACATGGAAATGGCTTGAGGAACGTGGCTGTGCCCATTTGGTACTTCCACAGCTTCTAGAGCGATATGCCATGAGTGCGGCCAGATGGATACAGTGTGAGGAAGCAGTAACTGAGTTTGGCTTTCTAGCCAAGCACCCAACCACCGGCAATGCTATTCAAAGTCCCTATGTAGCGATGAGTCAGAACTTTATGAGTCAGACAAATAGGCTATGGATGGAGATATATCAAATCGTTCGAGAGAATTGTGCTACAGAGTATTCAGGTTTAAATCCACAGGACGACGTGATGGAGCGACTGCTATCTGCCCGCAGAGGAAAATAA
- a CDS encoding GerAB/ArcD/ProY family transporter — translation MKPMISRFQFYLLTINYILGTTLFVLIGRLVVQAGQDAWLMPLWAGSFGILVGLFWIFLFRYYPGKSLVQIPLEAWGRYLGTLVSVLYFLYFCILAGWALRNLSDFLNGTIMPETPKTVFHVMFLLVAFYTVAQGTEAIGRLNQIITPFLFFPFWFVLLLAMVNWDWGRLQPAFHSGLGTILQYHSFLGFPYMETIVLTILFPLVKQGATRPFLLGLITASVSLSMTLFMIIGLLGVERASQLTFPVYTTVQEISIGEVIVNIHSIISVILLILIFIKLLVLVYGSSETLRQVFRPKTRWPHFLGLTILLSATALSIYENPIQNEEWDEKYTFIYDSFFVLLIPFLLLVTTWVKRTFEKRKGG, via the coding sequence ATGAAGCCAATGATTTCCCGATTCCAGTTTTATCTGCTGACAATCAATTATATCCTCGGAACCACCCTTTTCGTGCTGATCGGGCGGCTGGTCGTACAGGCGGGACAGGATGCCTGGCTCATGCCCTTGTGGGCAGGAAGTTTTGGCATACTCGTCGGTCTGTTCTGGATTTTTCTTTTCCGATATTACCCGGGCAAAAGTCTGGTGCAAATCCCGCTGGAAGCTTGGGGACGTTATCTGGGAACACTAGTTTCCGTCCTGTATTTTCTTTATTTCTGTATTTTGGCTGGATGGGCTCTTCGAAATTTAAGCGATTTTTTAAATGGAACCATCATGCCGGAGACGCCGAAAACCGTTTTTCACGTCATGTTTTTGCTTGTCGCCTTTTACACGGTCGCTCAGGGGACGGAAGCCATCGGACGATTAAATCAAATCATTACTCCGTTTTTGTTCTTCCCGTTCTGGTTTGTTCTGTTGCTGGCAATGGTGAACTGGGATTGGGGAAGACTTCAGCCAGCTTTCCATTCCGGCCTGGGTACCATTTTGCAATACCATTCCTTTTTGGGCTTTCCCTATATGGAAACTATTGTGCTCACGATATTGTTTCCGCTGGTCAAACAGGGGGCAACACGCCCCTTTTTGCTTGGGTTGATAACCGCTTCCGTTTCTCTTAGCATGACCTTGTTTATGATTATCGGTTTATTAGGAGTGGAGAGGGCGTCACAACTTACCTTTCCAGTGTATACGACCGTGCAGGAAATTTCCATCGGAGAGGTGATCGTCAACATCCATTCCATTATCTCCGTTATTTTACTGATTCTGATTTTTATCAAGCTGTTGGTACTCGTTTACGGATCTTCCGAAACGCTGCGTCAAGTATTTCGTCCAAAAACCCGGTGGCCTCATTTTCTGGGTTTGACGATTTTGTTGTCGGCAACCGCTCTGTCCATCTATGAAAACCCGATCCAAAACGAGGAATGGGATGAAAAATATACATTCATATATGACAGTTTCTTTGTTCTACTGATCCCCTTTTTGTTGCTAGTGACAACATGGGTCAAACGCACGTTCGAGAAGCGAAAAGGAGGGTGA
- a CDS encoding site-specific DNA-methyltransferase: MLIEKIKTKQLIPAEYNPRKDLKPGDPEYEKLKRSLEEFGYVEPVIWNKTTGRVIGGHQRLKVLLSMGMDEIECVVVEMDEQKEKALNIALNKISGDWDKDKLALLITDLNASDFDVSLTGFDPGELDDLFKDSLKDNIKEDDFDVDSELKKPAVSHLGDVWLLGQHRLVCGDSTKKDTFDVLMDGKAANLVVTDPPYNVNYEGTAGKIKNDNMANEAFYDFLLAAFQNTEAAMAKDASIYVFHADTEGLNFRRAFSDAGFYLSGTCIWKKQSLVLDRSPYQWQHEPVLFGWKKKGKHLWYSDRKQTTIWEFEKPKKNSDHPTMKPVALVAYPIMNSSLSNCIVLDPFGGSGSTLIACEQTDRICYTIELDEKYCDVIVKRYIEQVGNSDGVFLLRDGSKIRYCDLPDVATAD, translated from the coding sequence ATGTTGATAGAGAAGATTAAAACGAAACAACTCATCCCCGCTGAATATAACCCAAGGAAAGATTTAAAACCAGGTGATCCGGAATATGAGAAACTTAAACGCTCCCTTGAGGAGTTTGGATATGTAGAACCCGTAATATGGAATAAGACCACAGGCAGAGTTATCGGAGGGCATCAACGCTTGAAAGTCCTGCTGAGTATGGGCATGGATGAAATAGAATGCGTAGTAGTTGAAATGGATGAGCAAAAGGAGAAGGCGCTGAACATTGCACTAAATAAAATTAGTGGTGATTGGGATAAAGACAAATTAGCACTTCTCATCACGGACCTAAATGCTTCAGACTTTGATGTGTCTTTGACAGGTTTTGACCCGGGAGAGTTGGACGATCTTTTCAAGGATTCCCTTAAGGATAATATAAAAGAAGATGATTTTGATGTAGACAGTGAGCTGAAAAAGCCCGCTGTTTCGCATTTAGGGGATGTTTGGCTACTTGGACAGCATCGATTAGTCTGTGGAGACAGTACAAAGAAAGACACCTTTGATGTCTTGATGGATGGGAAAGCTGCCAATCTGGTAGTTACGGACCCTCCATATAACGTCAACTATGAAGGCACTGCTGGAAAAATCAAAAATGACAATATGGCTAATGAAGCGTTCTATGATTTTCTGCTTGCGGCATTTCAAAACACCGAAGCAGCGATGGCAAAGGACGCTTCTATTTATGTATTCCATGCTGATACGGAAGGACTCAATTTCAGAAGAGCATTCTCCGATGCAGGATTTTATCTTTCTGGTACTTGTATATGGAAAAAGCAGTCCCTTGTTCTCGATCGCTCTCCTTATCAATGGCAACATGAACCGGTACTCTTTGGATGGAAAAAGAAAGGCAAGCATCTCTGGTATTCAGACCGCAAGCAGACCACCATCTGGGAGTTTGAGAAACCAAAGAAAAATAGCGACCACCCAACCATGAAACCAGTGGCACTTGTGGCATACCCCATTATGAATTCGAGCCTTAGTAACTGTATTGTGCTTGATCCCTTTGGAGGTTCAGGAAGTACACTGATTGCCTGTGAGCAGACAGATAGAATTTGTTACACCATTGAACTGGATGAAAAGTACTGCGATGTCATCGTGAAAAGGTATATTGAGCAAGTCGGAAATTCTGATGGTGTGTTTCTTTTAAGAGATGGTTCGAAAATAAGATATTGTGACCTGCCAGACGTTGCTACCGCCGATTAA